GCCGCCACATCGGCCGCAGCTACAGCATTCGCGAATTCCACAGGGCTAACCGGATATAACCAATCACACCCGAAAAGCTGCGGAGTCTTCTGCTCGGTCGGCGACTTCGTGAAGTCGGCAGTCAAGTCGAAACTCCAGTCATTCGCCTCAGGATTTCACACTTCATCACTTTTTGAGAATCTTGGCACGGCGCTGAATTTTGCGGGAGGAATCGTTAGCCTTGGCGCAATGTTCGGGTGTGCTGCATGTGCGGCCGTAGGAATGGGGCTCTCGTTGGCTTCGGCGGGTGCGTATGCGTTGGCCGGCGACAAAGCCGGAGCGGTGAACGCCCTCGGGGCAGCGGCTGTATCGTTCTTTGGCGGCGCTCTTGCAGCGAAAATCGTTGAGGTTGGAGGCACTGCAAGTCGTGTGGCGGTGGTGAGTTCAATGGCAATTAAGGCCACGACATACCTCGAAACGAAGAATATTTGCGGCTTCGAAGCTGGCTGTGGGACCATGTGAGACTAAAGCTGCTGTCAAGATTCTTGATCTAACGTCAGGGGTGCAGTTAATGTTGAGTGCGTCGAATATTCCGCGTGGAGAGTCGGCCAGGCAAATGTGGGCGAGGCTTTCGCGAGGCGAGCGCATGAGTATTATAAATGAGGCTGGGCGGGGGCGTGCCGTCGCAGATGAACGACTGGCTGCTACAGCAGTTGGTTGGGCATGGGAAATTCTCGGGGATCCAGAGCACCGCAGGGAGGTCAGTCGGTGGACGGTAATATTCGATTTTATGACCGGCTTGGCTCTCGGCGTTGGCAATGCAGCCAGGCCCGACATCTACGACGGATCACAGTCCCATGACCTTAACCCGTTTGTGCGGAGTTCGGCACGGGAGGTAGAGAAAGCTAATCTGGTAAGCGATTGATATCTGGGGCCGATGTCCTCGATGGGAATCCTCTTGGGCGTGGAGTACTGATCTTTAGAACCACTCTTGACGATCTGTCAGGGTGGGTATAGAGGCGGTATGGCGACTTCGAATGGCGCCCGTTGGGGGCCGGGTGAGCGTGAGGCGCGGCGCAGCGCATGCGGGCCGCTGACCTGTTCGAACAGGGTGTGAGGCAAGCGGATGTCGGCCGGCTGCTGGGGGTGTCGCGGCAGGCTGTCGGCCAGTGGCACGCGGCGTGGCTGGAGGGCGGCAGCGGGGCGCTTGTGGCGCGGACGGGCAGTTCCCACGCGTACCTGACGCCACTGCAGGAGCAGGAGTTGCTGCACGAGTTGCGGCGGGGGCGTCTGCGCACGGCTGGGATGATCAGCGGTGGACGCTGGCGCGGATCGGACGGGTGGTCGAGGAGAGGTTCGGGGTCCGGTTCTCGATACCGGGCGTGTGGTATCTGATGGACCGTCTGGGCTGGTCGTGGCAGGTGCCGAAGACGCGGGCGACGCAGCGGGACGAGGAGGCGATTGCCGCTTGGCGCACGGAGACGTGGCCGGCGGTGTCCCATCCGCGCAAGCCGTGACCGAAAGGCGCTGGGTTGTCTTCGAGGACGAGTCCGGTGCGGCGCTGAACGGGCTGGTACGCCGTACGTGGGGCCAGCATGGCGTCACGCCGGTGGTGAGGCTGAACGGTTCGCGCGGGGCCCGGGAGAACATGGCGGCGTTCGTGGCCTACCGGCCCGGCTTCGCGCCGAGGCTGCTCGTGTGGCACAAGAGCCGCGAGGGGTACACCAAAGAGCACTTCCCGCTCCTGCTGACCATGCTGCACGCCCGCCTCGGCGGACCCGTCACCCTCATCTGGGACAACTACTCCAGCCACACCAGCGCGCAGGTACGCGAGTGGGCCAAGGGGCAGGAGCGCTGGCTGCGGATCGTCCCGCTGCCAGCGTACGCACCCGAGCTCAACCCCGTGGAACTCCTGTGGAAGATCGTCAAGGATCTCCTCGCGAACCGCGCATTTCGTTCGATTCACGAGCTCGCGGAAGCCGCCGACGCCGCGCTCAGCAAGATCAAGCACTCCCCGCACCTCCTGCACGGATTCTTCACCGGAACCGGCCTGGCATTGCTGGAAGGACCTGGTCCAAGGTGGTCCGGCGCGTCGCCCTCGCTGCTGACCTGCCGCGCTTCTCCACGCACACCACCCGGCACCTGTGTTTGACCGACCTGGCGAGGATGGGCTGGGAACTGCACGCGATCGCCACGTTCGCCGGACACCGCAGCACCGAGTCGACGCTGACCTACATCCACCTGTCCGGCCGGGACCTGGCGGAGAAGCTGAATCGAGGCATGCAGCAGATCCATTCCTGGCGCTTGGACATGCTCACCCGGGCCGCCCAGAGCGCAGGGACGGTCGCCCGGTGACCGCCCAGCCGATCCCAACGACCGCACCCCTCTGGGCACGGCCGGTCGACCTCACCCAGTATGACCGCCGTGGTCTGCTCACCGAGGCCGAGACGGAGGCCCTGCGGTTCGGTGCGCGGCCCTGGGCCCGGTGCTGCCCGCACAGCCAAGGCGGCGGTGAGAGCAGCAGTGGACAGGTGTCAGCGCCGACACCACCCCGCGCGCCGCCAGCGGCGACGCGCGGTTGAGCGGTGACAGGCAGCCGCTGTTGCCGAGCGGTCGCAGGCCGGCGCAGGTAGTTGAACACGAATCGATGAATCGCATTCAGCTGGATCCAATGGCCTGCTGATGCAGAGTTGACGTTTGATCATCAGCAGCGGAAGAATGGGCCCATGTCACACCTAGGCGCTACAGGCGCCATACCGAACATTCTCTTCAGCGCGGCTATTGTGGCTCTGGGATTTTTTTTGTTGACGGGGGGGCGGGCTGCTCGCCTGAGTCGCCTCCTTGACCATAGAGCCACAAAAAGTCGGCTCATTTCTCGCAATTACTATTCGGCCCGCATAATTATGTCGATCGCCGTACTTATACTACTCTCCGGCGCCTTCGATCTAATCAGATCGATTATTTCCCTGACTTAGAAAGGGCGGGATTCTTTGCCAGTGGAGATTGGCGATATATATTTTCAGCTCCAAATCGGCACATACTCCACACCCAAGAGGATTCCTGTCGAGATTAC
The Streptacidiphilus albus JL83 genome window above contains:
- a CDS encoding helix-turn-helix domain-containing protein, whose protein sequence is MAGGRQRGACGADGQFPRVPDATAGAGVAARVAAGASAHGWDDQRWTLARIGRVVEERFGVRFSIPGVWYLMDRLGWSWQVPKTRATQRDEEAIAAWRTETWPAVSHPRKP
- a CDS encoding IS630 family transposase — its product is MTERRWVVFEDESGAALNGLVRRTWGQHGVTPVVRLNGSRGARENMAAFVAYRPGFAPRLLVWHKSREGYTKEHFPLLLTMLHARLGGPVTLIWDNYSSHTSAQVREWAKGQERWLRIVPLPAYAPELNPVELLWKIVKDLLANRAFRSIHELAEAADAALSKIKHSPHLLHGFFTGTGLALLEGPGPRWSGASPSLLTCRASPRTPPGTCV
- a CDS encoding tyrosine-type recombinase/integrase; the encoded protein is MVRRVALAADLPRFSTHTTRHLCLTDLARMGWELHAIATFAGHRSTESTLTYIHLSGRDLAEKLNRGMQQIHSWRLDMLTRAAQSAGTVAR